One Hypomesus transpacificus isolate Combined female chromosome 16, fHypTra1, whole genome shotgun sequence genomic window carries:
- the osbpl9 gene encoding oxysterol-binding protein-related protein 9 isoform X6 has translation MSIRLRRPEAETGFVPSVQDFDKKLAEADAYLQILIDQLKLFDEKLKDCKEDESRRKIEDLKDTTCSMVESIKHCIVLLQIAKDQSNEQQHANGLISTINPVDGIFQPAVENSVVNTAMPTQTTLPTDGSQVCKADQRPSTLSVGPVVTVMGSLQTPTPNSTGSGPSGPSSGGVSPAHMPLPSHSVPDFSYSSSEDEFYDADEFYQNTTSPKHCLDPSRHPGALGHNDDSGNLKRPDTNESLSSSMSNGTTDADQFDSHDDPDDEGEGESVEEHKSVIMHLLSQVRLGMDLTKVVLPTFILERRSLLEMYADFFAHPDLFVSIAEQEDARERMVQVVKWYLSAFHAGRKGSVAKKPYNPILGEVFLCHWDLPCEGSEPQPTEPVSEGPVPWSSANSVCFVAEQVSHHPPISAFYAECCSKKIQFNAHIWTKSKFLGMSIGVHNIGQGCVSCLEHDEHYILTFPNGYGRSILTVPWVELGGECNISCSKTGYSASIVFHTKPFYGGKKHRITAEIFPPNDKKSFCSIEGEWNGVMYAKWASGENSLFIDTKKMGLIKKKVRKLEDQLVYESRSMWKDVTLNLKLKDIDAATEAKHSLEERQRGEARERKENEQQWETRLFHEDGECWVYDDPLLKRRSSQRH, from the exons ATGTCCATCCGACTGAGGCGTCCT gAGGCAGAGACAGGATTCGTACCGAGCGTCCAAGACTTTGATAAGAAGTTAGCGGAGGCCGACGCCTACCTGCAGATCCTCATTGACCAGCTAAAG CTCTTTGATGAGAAGCTCAAGGACTGCAAGGAGGATGAGTCACGCAGA AAAATTGAAGATTTGAAGGACACAACGTGT agTATGGTAGAGTCCATTAAGCACTGTATTGTATTGCTGCAAATTGCCAAG GATCAGAGTAACGAACAGCAACACGCGAACGGACTTATA AGCACCATCAACCCAGTGGATGGGATCTTCCAGCCTGCTGTGGAAAACTCAGTAGTCAACACCGCCATGCCAACCCAGACCACACTACCCACAG acggCTCGCAGGTGTGTAAAGCGGACCAGCGACCCTCCACGCTGTCCGTGGGGCCCGTTGTCACGGTGATGGGCAGCCTACAGACCCCCACTCCCAACagcacag ggagTGGTCCATCAGGCCCCAGTAGTGGGGGCGTGTCTCCCGCCCAcatgcccctcccctctcactcgGTACCAGACTTCTCCTACTCCAGCAGCGAGGACGAGTTCTACGATGCAGACGAGTTCTACCAGAACACCACCTCCCCCAAACACTGCTTAGA tCCCTCCAGGCATCCTGGTGCGTTGGGACACAACGATGATTCTGGGAACCTGAAGCGACCAGACACCAATGAGTCCCTCAGTTCCTCCATGTCTAACGGCACCACTGACGCAG ATCAGTTTGACAGCCATGATGACCCAgatgatgagggggagggggagtctgTGGAGGAGCACAAGAGCGTCATCATGCACCTGCTGTCACAGGTCCGCCTGGGCATGGACCTcaccaag GTGGTCCTCCCCACCTTCATCCTGGAGAGGAGGTCCTTGTTAGAGATGTACGCTGACTTCTTTGCACACCCCGATTTGTTTGTCAG CATCGCGGAGCAGGAGGACGCCAGGGAACGCATGGTGCAGGTGGTGAAGTGGTACCTGTCAGCATTCCACGCAGGCAGGAAGGGCTCCGTGGCCAAGAAGCCCTACAACCCCATCCTAGGAGAGGTGTTCCTCTGTCACTGGGACCTGCCCTGTGAGGGCAGCGAGCCACAGCCaacg gAGCCAGTATCAGAAGGCCCAGTTCCCTGGTCCTCAGccaacagtgtgtgttttgtagcaGAGCAGGTCTCTCATCACCCCCCGA TCTCTGCATTCTACGCAGAGTGTTGTAGTAAGAAGATCCAGTTCAACGCCCACATCTGGACCAAGTCCAAGTTCCTGGGGATGTCCATCGGAGTCCACAACATAgggcagg GCTGTGTGTCTTGTTTGGAACATGACGAACACTACATCCTCACCTTCCCCAATGGCTATGGCAG GTCCATCCTGACTGTGCCCTGGGTGGAGCTAGGAGGAGAATGCAACATCTCCTGCTCCAAGACTGGCTACAGCGCCAGCATCGTGTTCCACACCAAGCCCTTCTACGGAGGCAAGAAGCACAGGATCACCGCCGAGATCTT CCCCCCTAACGATAAGAAGTCGTTCTGCTCCATCGAGGGAGAGTGGAACGGAGTCATGTATGCCAAATGGGCATCTGGG GAGAACTCGTTGTTCATCGACACTAAGAAGATGGGCCTCATCAAGAAGAAGGTTCGGAAGCTGGAGGACCAGCTGGTGTACGAGTCTCGCAG CATGTGGAAGGACGTGACTTTGAACCTGAAGCTGAAGGACATTGACGCGGCGACGGAAGCCAAGcacagcctggaggagaggcagaggggggaggcccGCGAGAGGAAGGAGAACGAACAGCAGTGGGAGACCAGG TTGTTCCATGAGGATGGAGAGTGCTGGGTGTACGACGATCCCCTTCTGAAGAGAAG ATCCTCCCAGAGGCactga
- the osbpl9 gene encoding oxysterol-binding protein-related protein 9 isoform X5, whose amino-acid sequence MFNLTRRGFGLAAVGWLMAFLHIPVKHTSVKRRARSSQSLGHNGASSQRCSQADTTQRQEAETGFVPSVQDFDKKLAEADAYLQILIDQLKLFDEKLKDCKEDESRRKIEDLKDTTCSMVESIKHCIVLLQIAKDQSNEQQHANGLISTINPVDGIFQPAVENSVVNTAMPTQTTLPTDGSQVCKADQRPSTLSVGPVVTVMGSLQTPTPNSTGSGPSGPSSGGVSPAHMPLPSHSVPDFSYSSSEDEFYDADEFYQNTTSPKHCLDPSRHPGALGHNDDSGNLKRPDTNESLSSSMSNGTTDADQFDSHDDPDDEGEGESVEEHKSVIMHLLSQVRLGMDLTKVVLPTFILERRSLLEMYADFFAHPDLFVSIAEQEDARERMVQVVKWYLSAFHAGRKGSVAKKPYNPILGEVFLCHWDLPCEGSEPQPTEPVSEGPVPWSSANSVCFVAEQVSHHPPISAFYAECCSKKIQFNAHIWTKSKFLGMSIGVHNIGQGCVSCLEHDEHYILTFPNGYGRSILTVPWVELGGECNISCSKTGYSASIVFHTKPFYGGKKHRITAEIFPPNDKKSFCSIEGEWNGVMYAKWASGENSLFIDTKKMGLIKKKVRKLEDQLVYESRSMWKDVTLNLKLKDIDAATEAKHSLEERQRGEARERKENEQQWETRLFHEDGECWVYDDPLLKRRSSQRH is encoded by the exons ATGTTTAACCTGACCAGAAGGGGGTTTGGTCTGGCTGCTGTTGGGTGGCTGATGGCTTTTCTTCACATTCCTGTAAAACACACGTCTGTGAAGAGGAGAGCTCGCTCCTCCCAGTCCCTGGGTCACAATGGAGCTTCTTCCCAGCGCTGTAGTCAGGCTGACACGACACAAAGACAG gAGGCAGAGACAGGATTCGTACCGAGCGTCCAAGACTTTGATAAGAAGTTAGCGGAGGCCGACGCCTACCTGCAGATCCTCATTGACCAGCTAAAG CTCTTTGATGAGAAGCTCAAGGACTGCAAGGAGGATGAGTCACGCAGA AAAATTGAAGATTTGAAGGACACAACGTGT agTATGGTAGAGTCCATTAAGCACTGTATTGTATTGCTGCAAATTGCCAAG GATCAGAGTAACGAACAGCAACACGCGAACGGACTTATA AGCACCATCAACCCAGTGGATGGGATCTTCCAGCCTGCTGTGGAAAACTCAGTAGTCAACACCGCCATGCCAACCCAGACCACACTACCCACAG acggCTCGCAGGTGTGTAAAGCGGACCAGCGACCCTCCACGCTGTCCGTGGGGCCCGTTGTCACGGTGATGGGCAGCCTACAGACCCCCACTCCCAACagcacag ggagTGGTCCATCAGGCCCCAGTAGTGGGGGCGTGTCTCCCGCCCAcatgcccctcccctctcactcgGTACCAGACTTCTCCTACTCCAGCAGCGAGGACGAGTTCTACGATGCAGACGAGTTCTACCAGAACACCACCTCCCCCAAACACTGCTTAGA tCCCTCCAGGCATCCTGGTGCGTTGGGACACAACGATGATTCTGGGAACCTGAAGCGACCAGACACCAATGAGTCCCTCAGTTCCTCCATGTCTAACGGCACCACTGACGCAG ATCAGTTTGACAGCCATGATGACCCAgatgatgagggggagggggagtctgTGGAGGAGCACAAGAGCGTCATCATGCACCTGCTGTCACAGGTCCGCCTGGGCATGGACCTcaccaag GTGGTCCTCCCCACCTTCATCCTGGAGAGGAGGTCCTTGTTAGAGATGTACGCTGACTTCTTTGCACACCCCGATTTGTTTGTCAG CATCGCGGAGCAGGAGGACGCCAGGGAACGCATGGTGCAGGTGGTGAAGTGGTACCTGTCAGCATTCCACGCAGGCAGGAAGGGCTCCGTGGCCAAGAAGCCCTACAACCCCATCCTAGGAGAGGTGTTCCTCTGTCACTGGGACCTGCCCTGTGAGGGCAGCGAGCCACAGCCaacg gAGCCAGTATCAGAAGGCCCAGTTCCCTGGTCCTCAGccaacagtgtgtgttttgtagcaGAGCAGGTCTCTCATCACCCCCCGA TCTCTGCATTCTACGCAGAGTGTTGTAGTAAGAAGATCCAGTTCAACGCCCACATCTGGACCAAGTCCAAGTTCCTGGGGATGTCCATCGGAGTCCACAACATAgggcagg GCTGTGTGTCTTGTTTGGAACATGACGAACACTACATCCTCACCTTCCCCAATGGCTATGGCAG GTCCATCCTGACTGTGCCCTGGGTGGAGCTAGGAGGAGAATGCAACATCTCCTGCTCCAAGACTGGCTACAGCGCCAGCATCGTGTTCCACACCAAGCCCTTCTACGGAGGCAAGAAGCACAGGATCACCGCCGAGATCTT CCCCCCTAACGATAAGAAGTCGTTCTGCTCCATCGAGGGAGAGTGGAACGGAGTCATGTATGCCAAATGGGCATCTGGG GAGAACTCGTTGTTCATCGACACTAAGAAGATGGGCCTCATCAAGAAGAAGGTTCGGAAGCTGGAGGACCAGCTGGTGTACGAGTCTCGCAG CATGTGGAAGGACGTGACTTTGAACCTGAAGCTGAAGGACATTGACGCGGCGACGGAAGCCAAGcacagcctggaggagaggcagaggggggaggcccGCGAGAGGAAGGAGAACGAACAGCAGTGGGAGACCAGG TTGTTCCATGAGGATGGAGAGTGCTGGGTGTACGACGATCCCCTTCTGAAGAGAAG ATCCTCCCAGAGGCactga